A stretch of DNA from Spirosoma endbachense:
GTTACGTATCCTGCCCGTGTCTCCCGGATCTCAGCAATAGGCGTGTTCTGATTCGTTGGTGTCCAGGCATTCAGGACACTTTTGTAGCTGTTCGCAATCGAAACACGGTCTTCGCTGGGGTGGAAATTCATCATCATTACGTCGTTACCGCCCGAGAACTGAAGTTCGAGAGTAAGGTCGAGATTCCGATATTTCCAGGTATTGGTAAAGGCTCCCCAGAATTTTGGGCTACCATTGCCAATGATACTCCGGTCAGCGTCGGTAATGGCTTTATCACCATTTACATCCAGATATTTAAGATCACCGGGCAGAATCGTCAAGCCATTCCGATAGCTCGTGAATTTAGCCGCTTCCTCCCGTTCGGCTTCACTCCAGGTACCCAAACGGGTAAGTCCCCAGAAAGAACCAACCGGCTCACCGATGCGAATGATGTTGGTCTGGTTAATAAAGTTGGGACCACCTACCCCGAAAATATCGGATGGCGTTGCCAGGGAGAGCACTTTGTTTTTGTTGAACGAAATATTGAACGTGCTGTTCCAGGTGAATCCACCCCGGTCAATATTAACGGAGTTGATACCAAACTCGAAGCCCCGGTTCTCCATCGAACCTACATTCCGACGGATCGTTGCATAGCCGCTAGTACGTGGCACAGGTGCATCCAGCAGCATATCGGTTGTAAGCCGGTAATAATAATCGGCTTCAATGGTAAGGCGACCTTTAAACAAGCCTATTTCAAGACCAGCATCCGTCTGAGCTGTTTTTTCCCAGCGCAAATCCGGGTTTGCCAGGCGGTTGATGCCTGTTCCGCCCACTCTGGCCTCATTGTAAATCGTCGAATAGTTCGAGCTGAGCAGCGAGAGAGACGAGTAAGGCGGGATTTCAGAGTTACCTGTCAAGCCGTAGCTGGTGCGTACTTTCAGGTTAGAAATTATCGGATTACCCTTCAGGAAGCTCTCTTCCGAAACACGCCATGCAACTGCCGCTGATGGGAAGAACGCGAATTTGTGGTTTTCCCCAAACTTAGATGAACCATCTGCCCGACCGGTAAAAGTCACCAGATACTTATCCATCAGGTTGTAGTTGATACGCCCGAAGTAGGAGTTAAACGCACTTCGGTCAGCAAACGAGGTCACAGTGGGCTGCGTACTACCGGCACCTAAGTTATTGAAGGTAAAGTAATCCGTTGCAAAGTTCCGAACACTGGCCCCCATGCCAAATCGATTTGTTGCCTGCCATGAAATACCCACCAGGGCAGTAATGGCGTTCTTCTCGTTGATTTGCTTGTTATAGGTCAGGTAGTTTTCCAACGACCAGAACGTAGTACGGTTATTGTTGGCCTGTGCAGTACCATTCGCGCCAATATCCAATGTGCGGGTCTGCGACTGATCAATTTCCTGCGTCTGAATATTCGCTCCTACAACCGTCTTCATTTCCAGCCCTTTAGCCAATGTAATATTGGTATATAAGCTTCCGATGCTTGTCTGTGTATTCTGGATGTATTTACGATCCATAAGACGGTGAACCGAACTCATCGTACCTTCTGCAGACGGATAATCCCGGTTTTCAGCGTACTTACCATCAGCGTACTTCACAGGCAGAAAAGGAAAATCTTCAACGATTTGCCGGGCAACTGCATCATTGATATCGACCAGATTCTCTGACTGATTGTTATAGCTCAGTGTACCACCGATTTTCAACCATGTTTTCACCTGATCGTCAATCGTAAACCGTCCCGAATACCGTTTCAAATAGGAGGTTTTGATCAGACCTTCATCATCCCGATAGCCTACCGACAGGGCATATTGTGTACGCTCGTTACCACCACTAAACCCTAACTGGTGATTTTGTGAAAGCTTGTTCTGCGAAGACTCTTTGAACCAGTCGGTGTCATACAACGGATTGAGGTTAGCATCAAAAACGCCTGGATGTGCTGCACTAAAGGCAGTCCGTCTAACTTTCGGATCCAGGAACGTCCATTTACCAGCCGCCCAGCCGACGGGATCGTATTTTGCCATGTTGGCATAGGCCAGATCTTCCGTTGCCAGATATTCTTTGGCATTCAGTACCTGAGGTTTGTTCGGACCAATGGTATTCACGCTGAACTGACCATCATACGTAACCCGTCCTTCACCGGCTTTCCCCTTCCGGGTCTGCACCAGAATAACACCGTTAGCACCTCTGGCTCCATAGATCGCAGTAGACGAAGCATCTTTCAACACTTCAACCGAGACAATGTCGCTGGGGTTAATGTAATCAATTGGGTTACTGAACTGATCGCCCGTACTCTGTGGCAACATAACTCCGTCTACCACATATAAGGGGTTATTCGACGAGTTGATCGAACTGAAACCCCGAATCCGGATGGTAGTCCGTCCGCCAGGCCGCCCCGAGTTGGTATTAACCTGCACACCGGGCATTCGACCCGACAATGCCTGGTTTAGCGAAGGCGCAGGACGCTCAGCCAGCTGGGCTTCTTTGACACCAGCGACAGCCCCCGTTAAATCTGATTTTTTGGTTGTACCATAACCAATAACGACGATTTCGTCCAGTACTTTACTGTCAGCTTTAAGCGAAATATTGATCGTAGCCTGAGCTCCAACGCGAACTTCCTGAGGCAGGTATCCAACAAACGAAAATACGATCGTAGCATCGCTATTGGGTACATCGAGCTTATAACGGCCATCTGAATCGGTAACGGTACCCCGCTGACTGCCCTTCACGACAATACTAACACCAGGCAGTGACGCATTATTCTCGTCGGTTACTCTACCCGATATCGTTCTGTCGACAAATTTGGTAGTTAAATTGTTTTTTGTTGATTTCCCCGAAGTAGGAACCGTTGCAGCGTAAGTGAGCGTAGAGCAGAAAAGAAAAAGGAAACATTGTGTAGAGGACAGCCTCAACATCCTCACAAGCCAGGCTTGCGGGCGTAAAAGTTTTTGCATAAAGTTTTTGCCGCCGAAACGACTGTCTAGGTTTAAACAATAGAAGGAATACAGGGTATGCAGACTCTGCGGATAGAAATACTTATTTTATCTTAACTACTCATCTCTTATTAAAAATTTTTAATAAATTTTTAAGTCTGCTTTAACAATTCTGTTAATTCTAATATCAAATAGCTCATAAACAGAACTTTAACAATCTTCACATATGAAGTCAATTTTTGCTTCAACTTAGTTGCGTACTATTCTATCTGATCATCAGCAAATTCTTTATTTATGGCTTTATTCGTTCCCATCTTTTCTATACTGAATAATGCTTACTGATAATTGTCGACAACACAGCGTTACTCATTGACTTCTAACTACATTGAGGATACAGCTATACAATTTCGCCAACCAATCCAGACTAGTTAAACAGCCTGATTCGGTTGGCGAAATCCAAAAATTACTCGATACAATTAGGTGGTTGCCAAAACGGGCCTGGGCTGAACTTCTCTTACCTCAACCGTTCCGCCATAATCCAATACGGGGCATGCCCTGGCTAGCTCGACAGCTTCATCGATGGATGAAACAGCCATACGAATAATACTAACGACCCGAAAATCTGCATCAGCAACGAAGCCCTGATCAACTTTCCGGTCTGATCCCGAAAGCACAAATCCTTCCTGTGTGATAAGACTGCTCCCGACAAAATACCCTTGTTCAGTCCAGTGCTGAATCAGTTTTCCCCACTTTTCGGTATTTATTTGTCGCTGTTCAGGAGCCAGGGTGGCGTTTGCGCCAAATCTTACTAAGAAAACATACTCGTTCATCGTTGTTCTAGTTTTGTCTCTGTCAACCGATTAGTCACTTGACTGCTACAAAACTAGGTTACTGAAAAAGCTGGGAATTGTAAAAAATCATTGACTTACCAATACGGGCCAGCGGCAAAGAAATGGTGTGGGGTTTGTCCGGTAAATGATTTGAAATCTTTTATAAAATGCGCTTGATCGAAATAGCCTGCCACATAGGCAGCCTCGGTCAGATTTTCCTGCTGCGAATGGTCAGCAATTAAGCTCCTCAACCGGATGATTGACGAAAACTGCTTGGGCGAAGTGCCTATGACCCGCCGAAACCTTTTCTCAAAAGGGTCCAGGCTAATGGGCAGATTAGTGATTAGATCTTTTATTCGTATGACTCCGTTGGCTCGTTTAATTTCGTTAATGGCCCTATCGACAAGCTTATCGCCCGCTGGTTCGTGGACTCTTGTTAGCAGGAATTGTTCAATAATGTTAACCCGGTGTCGATTGCTTACCGCTTCGGCCAGGCGCTCTTCCAGTTCATCGACAGTTCTACGAGGAATGAGATCGTCAAGTGCTACACTCAAGCCAAACAACTCATGGAGCGGTTCCTTAAATAAGGCAGCGGCACCACCCTCCTGGAAAATAACAAGTAGCGTAGCCGATTCTTTTGAATAGTCTAACAAACGGTGGGACTTCCTTAATCCTGTGATTGTTGACATAGACAAAGACGTTTCAATGCCTTTCTCTGCATAGCTCACGCTACCCTTAATCTTGAAAGCCATTACGATTGATGTTCCGGGCAATATCCGGTTGACCATGCCATTTTCGCTTTCAATAATCAGAAACGTCTTAATGAATGGCTTTAATCGATCAGCAGGAAGAAATTGCTCCGTCTTCATGAGAATGGCTTTTATTGTAAAAGGACGCCTATTTGCTCCAACAACAGCTACATCTTTCTTTTTATTCCTACTCTTTCAGAGTAGGAATAAAAAGAAAGATGGTATTCAGAGAAATCCCGATGTGGCCCGTGGTAATTCATAACGATGTCAAGGCTCCAGACCTGAATTAGTTAATCTCTGATACGATTACATAGTTGTCATTTCGGGTAATGCCATAAAAAACCAGCTTATTATTTACACTTCGGTCGATGGCAAAAGCCTGCCCTTCGCTAAGGGTCGGAATTGTTTTCAGGTATTGCAGCGTATGCCCGCGTTCAGGCAATTTCAGGACGTATAACTCAGGTTTGTCATGGCCAGTGCAGTAAATTAATCCATCGCTTCCCCAGGTCCCACCCGACGTACTCTTGGGAGCAAAAGCCTGTAATACATTAGCCGGAAACGCCCACGATTCTACCTGTTGCCAGCTTTCAGTGAATTTCACCAGCGTTGTCCACCGGTTGTCCCGTCCCTCGGCAGATGCCTTATCGGAGTAATTGGCGAACGCGACCCACCAATGCCCCTGGTAAAAATCGGCCCAGGTAACCGAGCCAGGAAACAGGCCAAAACTATGACTACCGATGTGCCGAAGTGTTAGGGCATCGAAGATTTCAATTGAACTGGCCATCGGTACATCCGGATAATTTGAATGCGTACAGTACAGTTTTCGGCCGATCACCACACCGCTGTTCATGTGCTTAAGCAGGCCCGTTGTATCACTCCATGCTGCCGTCTGTTTCCCGTCCGATTTCGTATGTTTCGTCAGTGAATGGTTGTTAATCACATAAAAATGCCCCTCGTCGACCGCAACGCCCTGCCGAACTTCAGTCAATTGAAATCGACGAATCTCTTTCGCTTTCTGTCCATAAGTTGATAGTGAGGTGAACAGGAACAGCGCCAGCAACGCGCTCACAACTTTTTGATCGAACCGCATAAGATCTGGAATTTCAGGTTTTGTTAAAATCGACAATACATATCGGCAAATCGCTTTATGACCGATACACGCTCTTTGAGATACCTGGGGCTTAAAAAGTTATTAGACCAGTCATCGAAGTTTTCGCACGCAAAACCCAAATAAAAGATCCAGAACATTATCCCTAAGAATGGAATCGCGTCAATTTCCTCATCCGACAGGGCTCTAACTTCTCTATACCCGTCGAGAAAGCGGTTAAATTGACGATCGCCCTCCTCTTTCGCTAGTTTACCCGTGGCCGTATGGAAGAAAAAATGGACCAGAAAAGAAGCATGGTCATTGGCGAGAAAGCCTTTTCCGGCAAAGTCGAAATCGAAAAGCGTAAACGTATCGCCATCAAAATGAAAGTTTTTGGGCAGATAATCGTAATGACAGTAGCCGTAACTAAATGATGCCGTATGAAATGTTTCCATTTTTCGGATGACCCGTTCAGCAATAGCCTCTAATTCCGAATAGCTTTCCATTTCATCAGCAAACCAGGGTTCAGTGAGCCTGAGCGGCCGTGTCAGTGTCGTTTCAATATCATAGTTCTTTCGTTCATACGACAGGTTAATCTGAGAGGTAATGTTGTGATTGAAAGCCATTTCGTTACCGATAACCCGCAACTGCTCATCAGTAAAATCATAGATGTTCTTTCCTGGGGCGAAGTTAAAAACCACACCGTGGCGTATTCCTTCCGCAGCATTGAACGCCTGAATCTGTTCACCATTGAGATCGCGAACCGGGTAAGATACCTTTGCGCCCTGTTCGTTCAGGATGTTAAGTAGCTCCACTTCGCCTTTTATTTCATCCAGACTTCGGTGTGAATTCCGGTAAATTTTAAGAATGTACTTATCGGCCGGGCCTTTCAGCAAGTAGGTATCGCTAACGCCATGCAACAGTAACTTACAAGTCAGACCACTGAATCCGTAGCTTTTTTCAATGCTATCGTTTAAGGCCGACGACGATAAAGTCGAGTATTGGGTAGGAAAAATTCCCATAATTGCTGAGAACAGAAAATAAGTTGTAGTTTTTGAAACGCAAAAAAGGGCTGTGCAACATCACAGCCCTTTGGAAATAGTCGTAAGCGAATTATAACAGAACCGGCTGACCCGTCCGCACGGATTCATCGCAGGCGAAGGCGATTTGCAGGCTGCTTACGGCATCCTGCATGTGGTCGGTCAGATCAAGATTCTCCTGAATAGCTTTCAAAAAATAACGTTGTTCCCGGTTGCACAGCTCCTGATGATCGGGTTCATCCTGCATATCAATCCAGGTATCGGCTTCCACAAACTGGTCATTGGCATCCAATGCAGCGCGATGCACCCGCAACGATTCTGTTTTTGTATGCGAATCGACATTATCTGATTTTCCGGCAGCGCCTGCATTTTTAGCAACAATCGACACGCAGCCATTTGGACCGATTACGTCTTTAACAAAAAACGCGGTTTCGCTCATCATAGGGCCCCAACCGGCTTCATACCAGCCTACCGAGCCATCGTCAAAGCGAATCTGCAACTGCCCATAGTTGTAATTACCCGCCGGAATATCGTTGGTCAGCCGGGCACCGATCGCGTTCACCTGAATGGGTTTCGAACGCGTCATCTGGCACATCACATCAATATAATGAACACCACAATCGACAATCGGGCTTAGGCTTTTCATCAGATTCCGGTGAACGGTCCACATCATACCGTGGCTCTGCTGGTTAAGATTCATGCGCATAACCAGTGGTTTACCCATTTCCCGAGCTACTTCGACAAACTTCTCCCACGATGGATGATGCCTTAGAATATAGCCCACAACCAACTTTTTACCTGCTTTTTCGGCAGCAGCTACGACACGTTTCGCTCCCTCAACCGTATCGGCAATGGGTTTTTCGATAAATACGTGGCAACCCTGTTCAAAGGCCTGAATGGCAAACGATTCGTGGGTATCGGGGTAGGTCGAGATACAAACGGCATCGGGTTTGGTTTCTGCCAGCGCTGTGGTATAGTCGTCAAACAAAGCATACCCACCACCCAGTCGTTCGTTAAGGACAACCTTACTGTTTCCGGTCGATACGATCCCGCAGATGTCGAAGCCGTCCAGGGTTTTATAAGCAATAGCGTGCGATGATCCCATGTTGCCGCAACCGACTACTAGAACCCGCAATAATTTAGTTGAAAGTGACATGAAAGTGACGTTGACTGGGATGTTAGTGTTAGGCCCATTGAATCCGTAGCATCCCGAACGAGACGACTACCAGATTACCTATTAAACGACAAAGTTATCAGCTGAACCGCAAAGATAGCATTTCTGGAAGTAGACAGGCAGATCTCTTCTAAACGGACCTAATCATTTGGGTCGTACTTTTGTCACATATGCAAGTAAGCAATCCAATACACAGTGCCTCCCAGCCCTTGACGTTGTTGTATCAATCCGACGATTTAGTCGCGATTAATAAACCGCACGGCTTACTGGTCCATCGATCACCTATCGCCAGTGATGCCAGCGAGTTTGCGGTTCAGATGCTCCGCGATCAGTTGGGCCAGCGGGTATATCCGGTTCATCGGTTAGACCGGAAAACGGGGGGTGTACTTCTTTTTGCGCTGACTGATACCATGAATTCGGCTATGCAGCAACAGTTTGCCGAGGGCGAAATCAGCAAAACGTACCTGGCCATCGTGCGCGGCTACACTGCCGACGAACAAATTATCGATTACCCGCTTCGCCGGGATGATGGTGTACTTCAGGATGCAGTTACGTTTCTTAAAACACGCCAGCGCACGGAGATTCCGTTACCGTTCGGCAAACATGCCACCTCGCGCTATTCGTTGGTAGAGCTGACGCCAACTACGGGCCGAATGCACCAACTGCGAAAGCATATGGCCCATATCCTCCATCCGATTATCGGCGACCGCCCCCATGGCTGCAATAAGCAGAATAAGCTTTTCCTGGAGAATTTTGGCATGAATACCATGCTGTTACATGCCAGCCGTATTCAGTTCAAGCACCCACAAACGTCAGAAGAAATTACGATTACAGCACCTTACCAGACTGAATTCAATCGCATGTGGAGTACATTGTTTGGCAATGAGAATCGTCAGCCTGTACCCAACATTTAATTATTAAGCACAGTCGTGCACATGAACAGGCGTTGGTATACCCAAATCCGATGTTTATTCTTCGTAGTTTATCCCGGTAATTTCCAGGGCATTCGTTCCCTGCTTAGCTGGCAGTACAATGGTTTCACCAACCCGTTTTCCCAACATGGCTCGCGCAATTGGAGCAGTAAAGGCAATTCGCCCCTGTGATGCATCAGCTTCATCAACGCCTACAATCGTTAATTTCTGATCGGCCTGTTTTGCGTCTGTTGCCCGGTTGCGTAGACTGATTGTAGCGCCAAAGCGTACCTCATCACGCGGGTGCTCACGGGCGTCGACTACCTTAGCAGTTGCTATTCGTTGATTCAGGTTGGCGATACGACCAGTTAACAGAGCCAGTTGCCGGGTACGTTCAGCATCTTCACTGTCAATCTGTTGCGCCAGGACACGTTCGTTTTCCAGCTCGATTAACTCAACCTGTAACAACGCTAAACCACGTAACGTAACATAATTTGTAGCCCCTGGCGGAAGCGGTGCCCGCGCTGGTATAACGACAGGATCATCCGCACTTTCGTTTTTCAAAAAAGCTCTACTCATAGCTCTGGTCTATTATCTCCACCTAACAGCTATTAATAGCCTTTGTTTATTTCGGCTTTCTACCCTTTTGCTTCCTCTATTTTTTCGCTGGCCTCTTCCAGATCGCTATACTCCGGCTGCGGAACTTCGTCAGCCATCTGCTTAGGGTCTGGCGCATAGGTCAATGCAATGAACATGGGAAAATGATCTGATCCGCAATTTGGCAAACGAAGTATTTTTCGCAGTTGAAAGTGTGGGGTGACAAAGATGTGGTCAAGTGGCCAGCGCAGAAAGAAATAGTGGGCATGAAACGTATTGTATAAACCCCGGCCAATTCGTGGATCAAGCAGACCACTCACCCGTTGGAACAGCCGGGTCGTATGCGACCAGGCAACATCATTCAGGTCGCCGGCTACAATGATCGGCCCCTTTATTTTTCGGGCTTCCTTGCCAACCAATAGTAATTCGGCGTCGCGTTCTGTAGACCGATAATGCTCCGTTGGGCTAGGCGGCATTGGATGAACGCCATAAAAATGAACCAACTGTCGGGATGGCAGCTCAATCCTTGCATATATTGACGGAATATCATCCTGAATCAAAAAGCGTAACTCCTGATGCCGGATCGGGAAACGGGAGTATAATAGCATTCCGTATGTATTTTCAAGCGGATGCAATATTCGATACGGATAGTTAGCTTCTAACGGGATTAAATCCTGTTGCCATTTCTTATTCGCTTCCAGCACAAGAACTACATCCGGTTTATGTTTATCGGCCAATTCCCGCACTTCTGGCGTTCGCGTATTCTCCATGAGTACGTTAGCCACCAGAAGTCGAATCGTATTTTCCTCGAACTGATTGCTGCCGCTTTTATGCGACAACCTGACCACCTGTTTTTTATGAAAGGGTGTAAACGGATAAACCAGCCACCCCTGATAAAGTAGCGTGGCCAGCAAACCAACGGGCACAATTACGAAATAGCCATCTAGATGATGACCGACTAAAAACCAGCACAATAGACCAACAGCGGCCAATAAAGTGAGTTGTAGATGGGGAAAATCCCAAATTCGAACCCACCAATAATCAAGACGGATGAGATTTAAAAATGAAGTGATTGTAATAACAATGGAGTACGTGAGCAGTACATAATCAACCGTTTGCATAGAAGATCATAAATGGCAGTTGAGAGCATAACCCCAAAAGTAGGGTCGAGGTTATGTATCTCACTTAATCAATTGGCTGATTATTGATTGCCAGGCTTTATTCGTTATGTTACTGATCCAGTGCATTAACTAGTGGAAGAATCGCCGACCATTGCGGATTATGATCAGATATCAACTGCGAAACGGGCCATCCACGCTGTTTTGCCCGGTCGGCGTGTATCGCAAAATCATCGGCCTTAGGATCTTTACCCGCTTCAACGGTTAGAATATATCGGGCAGGAAGATTTCGGGCAGCAGGATTTTTCAGGGAAATCGTTTCGGTAAAAGTTTTCAGTGATTGCGGAACATCCTTAGGGGGTTTCTGATCGGCTTTCACCCACATCGGCACAATAAAGCCATCTTTCAACATCGGTTTAATAAAATCAGCCCGATCTCCCTGGATACTCATTACACTTTCTCCATCATTGGGAAGAATTGCATCCAGGTAAACCAAACTCCGGATTCGGTCGGCAACCCGATCGGCAACGCCCGTAATGACCATACCCCCATAACTATGGCCTACAAGGATAATATCATGTAAATCTTCATACAAAATCGTGTTCACAACGTCGTTAATGTGCGTAGTCAGACCTATGTCAGGCGAAGCCAGATTTACGCGTTCCCCCTGGCCAGTGAGCGACGGACGATAGACAGTATAGCCACGGTTAGTCAGGATCGAGTCAACTTTTTTAAACGCCCAACTCCCACCCCAGGCCCCATGCACAATAACCATGGTGGGTTTACGGGCTGTAGATTGCGCCCGTACTGTTGAACTGATCGACCCGACCAATACAGACAGCGTTAACCCCAAAATAACGAATCTGAAATGCATAGTTTTGACAGAATAAATATTTCCGAATAATCTTCTCTTAAAGACTCAATTTTTGTAAATCTAATGCCACTAGTGAATCAATCCTGGGAAACAAGCCGGTTTATCCAGAATATTATACGGTTTAGCGCCTATTTTCTACACCTCATAATTTGTTAGTTCGCTCACCAGACATCTACCCTGTAATTTTGTCCGCAAGTGAACAACGATTGTCCAGTTGCGGACATTGTCAAGAACCGGAAAAAGCTATAACTAATTGACAATCAGAGTATATTATTTGTTGGCACAACCTTTGGCTTACTACTATTGAACGGTTAAGAACAGAACACAACAAATAAATCTAATAAACACTAAACAACATTACTACCATGTATTCACTAATGAGCAATCTGGCAGTTTCTATTCTAATGGGTACTGCAACACTGACCAATCCAACAACACCTAAAGCATTGCCATTCGATGCCAGTGCATTTGTAACTGCCAGCAATCAGATCCGTGTAGCCGTAAGCAAGACCGCCGATGTACCCGTTGTGGTTCTTCTGCGTAATTCAGAGAATCAAGTGCTTTTCCGCCAAAGCATCAGCAAGAAGGAAGCTAAATATGCTGTGAAATTGAATGTCGATGAACTGGCCGACGGCAAATATGAACTGGAAGTTAAATCAGCCGAAGGAAGCATTCTTAAACAATTGAATCTTTCAACTGCGCCCGTCAAACAAACGCCCCGCGTTATTGCCATGCAGTAACAACAAATGCGATTGACTAAGCAATAAAGCCCGGTGATTGCCGGGCTTTATTGCTTATAATAAGTGTCAAACTAGACCTGCACACTCACTTCATAATAATCTACCGTGGGTTGGCCAGCAAAATAGTTACTCATTTGTTTCAAAACATCCTTGAGAAATCCACTCGTTTCGGCAGCCTGCCGATGCGCTTCCGACTCCCATAACGTGACCATAAGCCCTCTATTCGTCTCCGAATTCGTTAGCATTCGGCTATTCTTAAAGCCGTCAAGATTTTTTAAGGCAGGCCCTACTGAGTCCCGAAAATAATCTACTGCTTCACTAATACTTTCAGCCTTCAGTGGAAATTGGATAACACGGG
This window harbors:
- a CDS encoding SusC/RagA family TonB-linked outer membrane protein, whose amino-acid sequence is MQKLLRPQAWLVRMLRLSSTQCFLFLFCSTLTYAATVPTSGKSTKNNLTTKFVDRTISGRVTDENNASLPGVSIVVKGSQRGTVTDSDGRYKLDVPNSDATIVFSFVGYLPQEVRVGAQATINISLKADSKVLDEIVVIGYGTTKKSDLTGAVAGVKEAQLAERPAPSLNQALSGRMPGVQVNTNSGRPGGRTTIRIRGFSSINSSNNPLYVVDGVMLPQSTGDQFSNPIDYINPSDIVSVEVLKDASSTAIYGARGANGVILVQTRKGKAGEGRVTYDGQFSVNTIGPNKPQVLNAKEYLATEDLAYANMAKYDPVGWAAGKWTFLDPKVRRTAFSAAHPGVFDANLNPLYDTDWFKESSQNKLSQNHQLGFSGGNERTQYALSVGYRDDEGLIKTSYLKRYSGRFTIDDQVKTWLKIGGTLSYNNQSENLVDINDAVARQIVEDFPFLPVKYADGKYAENRDYPSAEGTMSSVHRLMDRKYIQNTQTSIGSLYTNITLAKGLEMKTVVGANIQTQEIDQSQTRTLDIGANGTAQANNNRTTFWSLENYLTYNKQINEKNAITALVGISWQATNRFGMGASVRNFATDYFTFNNLGAGSTQPTVTSFADRSAFNSYFGRINYNLMDKYLVTFTGRADGSSKFGENHKFAFFPSAAVAWRVSEESFLKGNPIISNLKVRTSYGLTGNSEIPPYSSLSLLSSNYSTIYNEARVGGTGINRLANPDLRWEKTAQTDAGLEIGLFKGRLTIEADYYYRLTTDMLLDAPVPRTSGYATIRRNVGSMENRGFEFGINSVNIDRGGFTWNSTFNISFNKNKVLSLATPSDIFGVGGPNFINQTNIIRIGEPVGSFWGLTRLGTWSEAEREEAAKFTSYRNGLTILPGDLKYLDVNGDKAITDADRSIIGNGSPKFWGAFTNTWKYRNLDLTLELQFSGGNDVMMMNFHPSEDRVSIANSYKSVLNAWTPTNQNTPIAEIRETRAGYVTNVDSHWIYDGSFLRGKNLLLGYTFPAELTNRIKLNRLRIYASAQNFFLKVSDKIIGDPEVTPTNQGVNDNNSAFSQGEIWHNYPKPTTYMVGLQIGL
- a CDS encoding YciI family protein, which codes for MNEYVFLVRFGANATLAPEQRQINTEKWGKLIQHWTEQGYFVGSSLITQEGFVLSGSDRKVDQGFVADADFRVVSIIRMAVSSIDEAVELARACPVLDYGGTVEVREVQPRPVLATT
- a CDS encoding helix-turn-helix domain-containing protein — encoded protein: MKTEQFLPADRLKPFIKTFLIIESENGMVNRILPGTSIVMAFKIKGSVSYAEKGIETSLSMSTITGLRKSHRLLDYSKESATLLVIFQEGGAAALFKEPLHELFGLSVALDDLIPRRTVDELEERLAEAVSNRHRVNIIEQFLLTRVHEPAGDKLVDRAINEIKRANGVIRIKDLITNLPISLDPFEKRFRRVIGTSPKQFSSIIRLRSLIADHSQQENLTEAAYVAGYFDQAHFIKDFKSFTGQTPHHFFAAGPYW
- a CDS encoding phosphotransferase enzyme family protein, translated to MGIFPTQYSTLSSSALNDSIEKSYGFSGLTCKLLLHGVSDTYLLKGPADKYILKIYRNSHRSLDEIKGEVELLNILNEQGAKVSYPVRDLNGEQIQAFNAAEGIRHGVVFNFAPGKNIYDFTDEQLRVIGNEMAFNHNITSQINLSYERKNYDIETTLTRPLRLTEPWFADEMESYSELEAIAERVIRKMETFHTASFSYGYCHYDYLPKNFHFDGDTFTLFDFDFAGKGFLANDHASFLVHFFFHTATGKLAKEEGDRQFNRFLDGYREVRALSDEEIDAIPFLGIMFWIFYLGFACENFDDWSNNFLSPRYLKERVSVIKRFADMYCRF
- a CDS encoding Gfo/Idh/MocA family protein; its protein translation is MSLSTKLLRVLVVGCGNMGSSHAIAYKTLDGFDICGIVSTGNSKVVLNERLGGGYALFDDYTTALAETKPDAVCISTYPDTHESFAIQAFEQGCHVFIEKPIADTVEGAKRVVAAAEKAGKKLVVGYILRHHPSWEKFVEVAREMGKPLVMRMNLNQQSHGMMWTVHRNLMKSLSPIVDCGVHYIDVMCQMTRSKPIQVNAIGARLTNDIPAGNYNYGQLQIRFDDGSVGWYEAGWGPMMSETAFFVKDVIGPNGCVSIVAKNAGAAGKSDNVDSHTKTESLRVHRAALDANDQFVEADTWIDMQDEPDHQELCNREQRYFLKAIQENLDLTDHMQDAVSSLQIAFACDESVRTGQPVLL
- a CDS encoding pseudouridine synthase, giving the protein MQVSNPIHSASQPLTLLYQSDDLVAINKPHGLLVHRSPIASDASEFAVQMLRDQLGQRVYPVHRLDRKTGGVLLFALTDTMNSAMQQQFAEGEISKTYLAIVRGYTADEQIIDYPLRRDDGVLQDAVTFLKTRQRTEIPLPFGKHATSRYSLVELTPTTGRMHQLRKHMAHILHPIIGDRPHGCNKQNKLFLENFGMNTMLLHASRIQFKHPQTSEEITITAPYQTEFNRMWSTLFGNENRQPVPNI
- a CDS encoding GreA/GreB family elongation factor, yielding MSRAFLKNESADDPVVIPARAPLPPGATNYVTLRGLALLQVELIELENERVLAQQIDSEDAERTRQLALLTGRIANLNQRIATAKVVDAREHPRDEVRFGATISLRNRATDAKQADQKLTIVGVDEADASQGRIAFTAPIARAMLGKRVGETIVLPAKQGTNALEITGINYEE
- a CDS encoding endonuclease/exonuclease/phosphatase family protein, with product MQTVDYVLLTYSIVITITSFLNLIRLDYWWVRIWDFPHLQLTLLAAVGLLCWFLVGHHLDGYFVIVPVGLLATLLYQGWLVYPFTPFHKKQVVRLSHKSGSNQFEENTIRLLVANVLMENTRTPEVRELADKHKPDVVLVLEANKKWQQDLIPLEANYPYRILHPLENTYGMLLYSRFPIRHQELRFLIQDDIPSIYARIELPSRQLVHFYGVHPMPPSPTEHYRSTERDAELLLVGKEARKIKGPIIVAGDLNDVAWSHTTRLFQRVSGLLDPRIGRGLYNTFHAHYFFLRWPLDHIFVTPHFQLRKILRLPNCGSDHFPMFIALTYAPDPKQMADEVPQPEYSDLEEASEKIEEAKG